The genomic window TTAAAGATCacactgtaaaaatattttaaatatttttataatatatagtttatgtaatatatgtataatgaaaataaaaaacacttCATATAACTCTTAACTAAGGATAAgagataaattcttttttttttaatagtattttattttttcaaatacatacaaagatagttttcaacattcaccttcacaaaatctcttgtgtttcaaatttttcttccttttctctcccctccccaagacagcaagcaatttggtataggttaaacatgtgcagttcttctaaacatatttccatattcatcatgctgtgcacacacacacatacaaatcagatcaaaagtggaaaaaacatgagaaaggggaaaaaaccaagcaaacaacaacaaatggtaaagaaatattatgctttgatttatattcagtcttcatagttatctctctggatgcagatggcactttccatcaaaagtctattggaatttccttgaatcacctcattgttgaaaagagccaagtccttcacagttgatcatcacaaaatcttgttgttactgtgcacagtgttcttttggttctgctcacttcactcagcatcagttcatgtcagtctcttcagacatttctgaagtcagcctgcttatctttttttttggtacaacaataatattctattaccttcatataccataacttattcactcattccccattagatggacatctattcactttccatttctttgctgccatgaaaaagggctgctataaacatttttgcatatgtaggtcttttcctcttttttatgatctctgggatatagacccaaagacactgctggatcaaagactatgcacatttttatagccctttgagcatagttccaaattgctttccagaatgattggatcatttcacagttccaccaacgatgcattagtttcccagtttccccacatcacctccaacatttatcattatttttcctgtcatcttagccaatcctagaggtatgaagtggtaccttaaGAGTTGCCATAATTTACATTTCTAAGAgatatcttattttaaatttaaaaaaaatgtaataatagcttttaattttcaagatacatgcaaagatattttcaaccttcacccttgcaaaaccttttcttccaaatttttctccctcctccccctccctaggTAACCTATATATAGGTTAATATAGGTTAAAGATGTGtagtataaatatatttccacatttatcatgttgcacaagaaaaatcagatcaaagggggaaaaaaagtgaaaaaaaaaaagcaaattaaaaaaaaaaagtgaaaatactatattgtgagtGTGGGAAttcttagtccccacagtcctctcactGGATGCATCACTCTCTCTTGATCACAAGTCTTCTTGAATTGGCCCGAAtcacattattgagaagagccaagtccatcagacagatcatcacataatcttgttgctgtgtacaatgttctcttggttcaactcacttcacttactatcagttcatataatccTTAGAGatatattcttaaccaaacaGAAGATACAGGCagttacaaaagataaaacagataaCTTTGATCACTCAAACTTGAAAAGCTTCTGCAACAAACCACATTGGTTCATGTAAGATAAAAAGGAAGGTGGTAGAATGGGGAAAAACAAGtttgtttcaaatttctctgataagggttTGGTGTCCAAGATATAAGCAGagacgcgcgcgcgcgcgcacacacacacacacacacacacacacacacacacacagagtttgtatgtgtatagataaagagatagattAAAAGATTAATAGTCATTTTGCAGTAGATTAATGGTTGGAGGATTTGaacaaataattgtaaagtattcaTAACCACAtgaaaaaagtgttttaaatcactaataataagagaaatgcaaatcaaaacaaccttgTAGTTTTACTGCATTCCCTGGaaattggccaaaaaaaaaaaaatgacaatagttactaatacattgttggttgagcTGTGTAGTGATACAAccatttttgaaaacattttggaactatgctaataaagtgactaaaatgtccattaCTCCCATTGTTAAGAATAAAGTCCCCATATATTCCAAACAGGTTTCAGCCAGTTAAGAATTgtaaacaaagtagatgctcatcaattgggtaatgactaaataaattgtgtatatgaatgtaatggaagatGACTGTAATGTAAAGAAAGGATGTGTGTGAGGATGAGTACAGAGAAGTGTGGAAAGGTCTATGAACTGATTGAGAGCCAAGTTACAcagtaataaaaacaatataaatggaaagaacaatgacgCCAAAAAATCAAAAACGaaagtataaaattataaaaaattaaaatgagtggGACTTGAATCAAGAGCGATGAGAAGTCACCACTCGCCCTTTCATGGAGGTGGGGGAGATCACAGGTGTTACACTCTGCGTGTGTTTTTGGactttttctatttattgatctgttgtgcttttttttttttttttttttctctacaaaaaatatttgtcatATGGGATGGTTCTCAGGGAACAGAGGGAGGGTTACATGAGACACTAGTGacatgagaaataaaatttagtaaaagatttttaaaaagaaaattggggaaagagatGGGATGTTTAAAGGGGCAGCTTGTTAGAGGAGAGTTAGGAGATTCTGTGCAGAGAGAGAGGTTGGCTTTGGCAGTGACAAAGGGACACTTGACTTTCTGAGATGGAGCAAAGGAAGAGACCGTGTGTGAAGGAGCAGGCTTGAGACAGCTGGACTCAGACCTCTgctgagggagagggaggaggtagGGTAGCTCAAGAAGAAGATTGGGAATGGAGAGAATAGGTTaggaaaaagtgaaaggaaatttGGGAGCAGGAGGGTAAGAGGGATCTGGAAGGGGATATCTGGTGATGGGGTGGTGGGGCCCAGTGTCTAAAGGGAGGAGAAGCAGAGCCCAAGTGGGGCTGTGAGACTGAGGGGGGCCACGACAGTGATGGTCTGGgaaagtggggaggaggggaggcgTTTGTGGTCAGAAAGGGGGTCAGCTTGTGGATTGTACAGGTAGGATGCTTGTAGGTATTGGAGGGGATCCGGGCTGTGGCCATCCTGGATGGTCTGAGGTGGAGTAAAGGTGGGAGTCCCAGCAGGGAGCAGATGCTGCCGGGCCACAGGGCTTGCTTTGGAAGAATGGAAGGGGTGGGTGCCTCAAAGCTGGGTGTGACTGTGCTGCATGACTAGGAAAGCTGGCAGGCCAGCGGGGAGAGGGAGCAAGGGGATGCCAGCTTACAACCCACACAATCCACGAGCACCCACCTGGCAGGAGACCTGGCAGAAAGCTCGTTGGGGAGGATTTACAGGAGGACTGGGACAGATGGGTCCCGTGGCGGGGGATGGCGTGGATGGGCTTGCAGAGCTGGACATGTTTGAATGCTGGTGCACTTTGGTTCGGGGCCCTTAGTGAGCCGGGGCCCGGCTTCCCCACAACCTGAGGATTCCATCCCACTCCATATGGGGATGCTGGGGGGAACCAGTGAAGCAGAGTCCGGCCTGAAGTAATGTGGGGTGGGCAGGTCTCCCCTCGGGGTCCTAGACTCCGGGCTCGAGTTCTTCTGTGGATTTGGGAAGTGCCCAGCAGACGCAGCCTTTACCTTTGGGAGCCCTGAGCCCTGAGAAGCATTGAGGTCCCTCTTGGATGGAGCAGTAACCTGATGGGTACaagccttccctctctccatgtGGATCAGGGCCCCTCTGTGCTCGGGCAGAACCGAGGAGAGCTTTGATGAGCTTTCTCCTCTGCCAGTCACTGCTGTTAAAGGGCTTTTGGCAGCCCAGAGGTACCGCCACAAAGCTTTCCACTCACTGCCCTTTGGGTAACTTGTGACCGATCCTCCCAGTGTGCTCGTGAATGTGCgcggcacacacacacacacacacacacacacacacacacacacacacacacacagaaaaaccAGTTCAGCAAAACTGTAAAGCCATTGCATTTTAAAAGTAAGCAAGTGCTCCATACCCGGAGGAACTGGAGCAAAGGCTGCTTTGGGAGGTTACAATGAGCATTTCTTCCCAGAAGTGAATTTTGTAAGTGTCGGGAGACCTGGAATGGGACACactgagagggaggagagagggggaggtaGGCTGAGGAGGGGGCATCCATGGATGGCGTGGGGGAGGAGAGTGCTTAGCAACCACATAGATTTGGATCATGGCTTTGCTCTGGTTGCAGGGGCTGGTCAGGACGTGGGCCGCAGCTGCATCCTTGTCTCCATCGCAGGCAAGAACGTCATGTTGGACTGTGGGATGCACATGGGCTACAATGATGATGTAAGTTCCCCAGAAGCGCTGGAGCCTGGGCCTGGGCACGGGGACCTGGGGTTATTGAGAAGGGGGGGATGCTTGAAGTGGGTGCAGAGAAACCCCCAAATCTGAGGAGTAAATCAAGCTGCCTCCCCCATCCTCTTCTTCTTTTGTGTAAGCCATCTTTGTGGCCTTGGGTAACCAGAGTAAACTAATAACTGTTAGGACCGAGGCCCCTGGCCTCAGAGCCACCTGGCTTCCCCCGTCCAAGTCAGGCCCTGGGGCCCGGGCTGGAAACAGAGCCCTGTGTGGAGCTTCCTTGCAGTCCCACCATTGTTTTTCTTCCTGGGAAGCCCAGCCCGGCACAGGGGAAGGCTGGGCTCTCATGGCAGGCCAGGCCAGGAAGCTGGAGGGGAGGCACTCTGAACACATTTGTTCGTGAGCTGCTTAGAGGGTCTAAATGCTAGAGAGGGGACCCTTGGTCAAGGAGTCTGGGGTCTGGCTTTGCCTTGGCTCCCAGCATGGGCTCCTTCCTAGCCCTGGGCTTAATGCCCTTGCCAGTTTTAGTTGGGACGGGCTCTTTCTGCCCAGCACCCAGCACTTGGGACTTTTCCCGTCGGTAGAAGCCGCTCCGCTGCATTAAACAAGGAATGTTCTGGAGTTTGaacctgccttttttttttaattattttttttttttttaataaccacaAACCTTCAGGCATAATGACTGGTTTGCAAGGTCAGCCCAGAGCCCAAAGTTGGCAGCATTTCCGCCCTTCACTTCTGAGCACTTCAcggctttgaaaaataaatgaggcAAACTTAAGAGCGCTCCGGGGGCCAGCTCTGCCGTCTGACGCCACGGCTCGAGCCTGGTCTGGCTCTCTCCCGGGCACTGGGGCCCTCCTGAGTAACAGCCTCTCTCGGTCTCGCTTTTCCTTAGAGACgctttccagacttttcttaCATTACCCAGAATGGAAGGTTGACTGACTTCCTGGACTGCGTCATTATCAGGTAGGAACCTCAGTGGATCATCCGAAGAGTGGGAGAACCCGGCCCTGGGAGTCTCCCTGGGACCTCCTCCTCCACTGTCCTGAGACCCCCGGCTCGTCCTTTCTGTCTCGGCTCTGCCCACGCGCACTGCATAGTTGGGCCCTGCTCCTGTCACCTAGCGGCTAATGCAGGCACGCCGACCTGGCAGGCGAGCACACGTCTGGGAAAGGGGTCTGGTGTAGGAATTCCAGCCGTGGCTTTGGGCCTGCGCCTCACCGCCAGTCCGTGTCAGAGGTCGGACTTCCCTCATCCTGAGGCTCTTTCTGCCTCTAGTGTGTAAATCTTCAAGGCTGTGGGGGTGGATTCCAGATCTGTGCACTGGGGCAGGGCAGGTGACTtgtccctgcctcagtttcctcctctgtaaaagagGAGGTCGGGGGAGTGACTCCGAGGTCCCTTTCATCGCCAGATTGGAGTCTTCACTTGACATAAAAATGGGAGTTGTCATTAGCCAGGGAGGTTTTGAAGGAACCGCATGATGGCCAAAGCCCTCCTCAAACTCCCTCCCCACAGCGCTGTTGTCTGTGAGGGGCCATTCTCACAGTTGTGAGATATCACCCTCTTGGGGTGATGGAAGATGCCGCCCTTACCTAGCCTACACAGGGGCGGAATTTGGGGCTCCCAGAGTCCTCGAAGGGGCCCTGGAGCTGTTGGAGAAAGTGCAGGTTGGGAGGAAAGAGCTGAACCTGGGGGAAGGGACGGGCCTGACCACTGGGCCCCCCAGCTAGCGCCTCAGCACCCCCCACTCTGGGCCACCGTTGTCTCTTTTAGAGTGTTCTTTCTTGATAAATCATGTTTTAATGCAGCAGACAAACAAGCCCTCAAACCAACCGCAGTGTGTACTTCCCAGAGGCTTAAACCAAACAGCACTAGAGCGTTTACAGGCCGCGCAGTGAATGCCCCTTGTGATTCACCGCTTGTCAGGGGGCAGAGGTAGTCCCGGGGTCGGCCCTTGTCTCCAGCCCAGGATGACTCTGGTGTTCATTTGCATAATGAGAGTAGGTGGGTTTCTGACCTCCTCTCGGCAGCTCTTTGTACAGATGTCACTCTCTTGGGTTCTCACTCTCTGTGCTCTTCATTCTTGACACTCCAGCCACTTCCACTTGGACCACTGTGGGGCCCTGCCGTACTTCAGTGAGATGGTGGGCTATGACGGCCCCATCTACATGACCCACCCCACCAAGGCCATCTGCCCCATTCTGCTGGAGGACTACCGGAAGATTACTGTGGACAAGAAGGGAGAGACCAACTTCTTCACTTCCCAGATGATCAAGGACTGCATGAAAAAAGTCGTGGCCGTCCACCTCCACCAGACTGTGCAGGTCAGGGGGAAGGCCTGGAAGACCAGGGGCTGGGCTGGCTGGGCCGGGCTGGCTGGGCCGGGCTGGCTGGGCCGGGCTGACTGGGCCGGGCTCCAGAACGCAGCCCACTGCAGCTGCCTTGGCTTAGGTACTCCAGAGCTAAAATGAAAAGCAGCTCTCCGAGAACAACTGAAGGAGAGCCAGCTGCAACCATGAGCTAGAAGAGCACCCACAAAAGCCAACCCTTACTGCCCCATCTTGCCTCAGGTCACAGAATGTGGTGGTAGTTGTGTGGAAGCTGAATCATGTTTTAATGTTCTTTGAGGTCTTAATTTCCCAGAATGGCGGTAGCACAGGAGGACTGACCTCAGTGGTCAATGTCCACCCCATCCTTCCTCCTCTCAGACCAAACCAGACGTGACCCCGCTGCCAGGGGTCCCACCCAGGGCAGCCCCTTTGCTTTCCTTGGCAGGAGGCTAACGTCTCCCATTGCTAGGAAGTTTTTACCATCTCAAGTCTAAATCTGTCTCCTTACCATCAACTGGTGGTAGTTTTTGGTTCTGGCCCCTGGGGTACAGTGCTTCAAGGCAGCCCCCATGGCCTCCCGGAGGCTTCTTtcctgttgtaaaatgtctcctTGGGCCTCGCAAATAACtcttaacttttctctttttccccctttttaaatttcttttttttaaattttttattatacacataccaaattcttaatttttaaaaatacacatttttttttatttagaatttttttccacggtatatatgcatgagcaatttttttttataacattatcccttgtattcattttttccaaattatccccccccttcctcccactccctccccccgatgacaggtaatcccatacattttacatgtaaaatacacatttctttgtgaatcacGTTGGGAACTTTTGTAAATGACGTCTGTATCAGTGTTAAAGAGCCTCTTTCTGCCAAATGCTGAACAGAGCTCCTGTCCTTATTCCCAAAGAACTCCCAGTTCGAGAATGAGGTAATGACGCATGTGGAGGACATAGCATTATGGAACCTCAAACCTTGGGCACAGATGcccaggaggagggaggggatgcCCCACCAGgactggggaaggaaggaggggagaaaatcGTAGGGAAATATCCTGGCAGCACCTGCGAGGTGCTGGAGGCTGGCTCAGGGGCTCTGTGGTCTTGGTCCAAGGCTGTTGAGGTTACCGTGAGTCATGACAGGGGGATGGAGGAGGTGGAAGAGAGCAggaaccattttttcttttccctttaaaacGTTGGCTGCACTTCTGAGGAGAGTGCTCCGCTAGGGGATGAAGGCATTTCTGTGGCAGGTTGCTTTCTGGCAGGCCCGAATCGCCAGCTGTGGCAGGGAGTGAAGCTTGGGTTCAGGCCTGCCTGGTGTCTGTGCCAGCTACCTGTGCTGCCCGCCCCTGCCTCCCTTCTGTCACAGCCTGCGGGATAAAAGCCGGCCTCTTCCCTCCGTAGGTGGACGACGAGTTGGAAATCAAGGCCTACTATGCGGGCCACGTGCTGGGTGCTGCCATGTTCCAGATCAAAGTTGGCTCTGAATCTGCCGTTTACACAGTAAGGCGCCCGGCCTCCCGGGAGCACGGGGGAGGTGCTTTGGGGAAGTGGGAAGAGGGTGGGCAGAGATGAACTTTAAATGGAAGGCTGATGGCTGCTTTCCTCTGGCTCTCTCTGGCTAGGGCGATTATAACATGACTCCGGACCGGCACTTGGGGTGAGTGGGACGGTGAGCTTCTGCtcgagtgggggggggggggtttgtcTTTATGCTTTTCACACGGGGGATTCGCAGCCAGGATGCCGATTAACCTGCGAGGGTGTGGGTGGCTGCTCGATGTTCCTGCCTCCATGACTGCTTAGAACAGCCTGCATCGGGGGCGCATCTGCGAGCTCCTCTCACTTGGAAGTCTGTGCCAGTCAGGATCGatacctcccctccctccacgCCCGCGGCCCGCAAAGTGAGAGTGGCCACCTTCAGTTAGCTGCCTCAGGAGTGCGGGGCAGATGGGATGGGGGCGCGTCCCTTCTACCTTCCCTCTGTCTTTGGGGCCATTTGATTTTGACTTCTCCCAGGAGGCTTCATTGGCTAAGCCTGTCTCCTTGGGGAACAATGGGTTAAAAAGATTGAGAGGGACTTGGAGGGTCTTAGGTGCTCAAGGGGACCCCACGGCCATTGAATCCcacctcatttttcagaggaggaagctgaggcagacaggtgAAGTCCGGGCTACAAATAGGAAGTTCTGAAGTGGGATTtgcccaagtcttcctgactctaggtccagggCTCTCTCCACTATGTCTCATCAGAAGGGGTTCGGGGGGCCAGAAACGTGACTTTCTTGCATCACTGCCCATGTTGAAAGGGGATCAGCGTTGCCCAGAGAGTCCGGCAGATGGGCCTTCCTGGCCCGGGAGCTTGGGGTGGAGGCCAGAGCCTCCTGGCGACTGCTAGAAGGGCCACGGCGGCCCTCGGGGCAGACCAGGGCGGCTCTGGCCCTGGCACTGAGCTTCATGGCGGGTGTCCTGCCTTGCCTCACAGGGCTGCCTGGATCGATAAGTGCCGGCCCAACCTGCTCATCACCGAGTCCACTTACGCCACGACCATCCGAGACTCCAAGCGCTGCCGGGAGAGGGACTTCCTGAAGAAAGTCCACGAGACggtggagaggggaggaaaggtgAGCGAGCAGGACAAGGACCGGAGCCCTGGGGCTTCACCCCTGGGACCTGGGAGGCTGGCAgcgtgagcatttattaagtgcttgctgcaTACAGGTGCTGTGCACACCAGGAAAACTCCCTGCCCTCAGGGACATTCTATCTTAATTGGGGCAAGAGAGcacaagaaagggagaggagggcaGAAAGGGCGTGCAGACTTGTGGGGAGATTCTTCTTGTGGGGAGGTTCGTGTGGTCAATGCTTGGGGGCTCCTTGGGCATCCAGCCCCGCTATGGGGTGGGATGTTAAGTGGGGGAGGCTGCCCTGTTCAGGGAGTAGCCAGGAGGCCTGCTCAGGCTCTGCCCATTTGTCTCTTCTCTCCGGCCCAGTCCATGCTCCCCTCTCTGCCGGGGTGATTTTCCTAAGGAGCGGGTCCATCCTGTCATTCCTCTGCTTGGTGCACTCCAGGGGCCCCCTGTTCCATTCAGGAGCAATACCAAGCCCGTTGTTCGGCATCCAAGGCTCTTCCAGCTTGGCCCCTTTCCGCCAGTGCAGGCTTACATTCTGCTCCTCTACCCAGACTTTATGACACAGTCTCTTGCCCACATTTGCTCTTCCTCTTGCCGTCCACGTCCCTGCTCGTCCTCCGCCCCGGCCGCCCTTCGTTCCTGGAGCGCCCTCCCTCCTGGCGGCCTCGGAACCGTGGCTTCTGTTAACCCGGCTCAGTGGCCACGGTTCTGTGTTCCGGTTCCCCTGTGTTGCTTTGGCTGCCAGGCTGAAGCCCGGCCAGGGCAGGAACCATGTCCCCCTTTTCTCCGAGCTCTTGGTACAGCTCAGGCTCCGTTCTTGTTGATTCATGCACAGATGATGTCCCAGCTTGGCCTTCAGAGGGCCAGGGCAGCGAACCAGGGCCCCTGAGGCCCAGCTCTGGCTCCCCCGCAGTTTagagagggggaaactgaggcttgagacCAGGACTGCCAGCCAAGCCCGTGTCCCCCCACAGCGCGCTCTTCAGCTGATGCTGAATTAGGAAAGGCAGCCAGGGAGAAGCTCAGAGAGGGGTCGGCCTTCTGGGGGAAAGGTTATGGCTCCTTAGCCCTGGGCACGTGTGAGATCCGGTCCGGGAGGCGGCGGCCCCAGCTGCCGTTTCCCTCCTTCCTGAGGTGGTTGGAGCAGGAGATggctggggagaaggggagggaccCTGCAGGGCCCTGGAAAGGCGAGGGCTGAGGCTGCTGCGCGCTGACACTTCTGGGCCCTGGCCTCCCTCTGCAGGTCCTCATCCCCGTGTTTGCGCTGGGCCGGGCTCAGGAGCTCTGCATCCTGCTGGAAACGTTTTGGTGAGTCTGCTGTCCTTGGGCATGGGGAAGAGAGATCCCTGGAGGGCGGGTGCCCTGGCACAGACCTCAGGGCGGGGAAAGTGCCTGAGGACCGGTCCGTGGGCACAGGAGCACCTGCCTCTGGTTCCCTTGGCTGCTGCTGAGGGTGGATGGGACGGTGGGGAGCTGAAGAACCCCCTTCTGAGCTGCTGGCTGGGGCGGAGCTAGGGCCTCCCCTTGTTGTTGGCCCCCTCCCTCACACACGTGATCCCCCGGGGCCTGCAGGAGGCTGACAGGGAGAATGGGGGCCAGGCCCTCActgcctcccttcctttcccaaagGGAAAGAATGAACCTGAAAGCCCCCATCTACTTCTCCACGGGCTTGACGGAGAAGGCCAATCACTACTACAAGCTCTTCATCACCTGGACCAACCAGAAGATCCGGAAGACATTTGTGCAGAGAAACATGTTTGAGTTCAAGCACATCAAGGCTTTCGACCGAGCTTTTGCCGACAACCCCGGGCCGATGGTAGGGGAGACGGGCCTTGTCCGGCCAAGGCAGGGGAGGAGGGGGCTGGTCGAGCCTGGACCCCCAGGGCTCCCAGAGGAGGTGCCGGTCAGGAGGAAGACGGGAACATCCCGGCACGCGCCCAAACGGCGTTTCCTGCTCGGGGCCTGCACCCCTTTCTGGACATCAGGGTTTGGGGCCTTGTCTGGTGGGGGAGCCTTTGGGGAGATGAGGGCATCGGGCCCTGGTCCGCCTTCTGTGTCCACCCCGTAGAGCGGTGGCTAATGGTGGGTCCTTGGCATTGCCGCCACTGCCCTGTCTCCTTTCTCCACCCAGGTTGTCTTTGCCACCCCGGGCATGCTGCACGCTGGGCAGTCCCTGCAGATCTTCAGGAAATGGGCCGGAAACGAGAAGAACATGGTAGGGGGGCGGCCCTGGCCAGGTGCCCTGAGCGGGAACCATCTTCCCTCGCTGGTCCCCGTTATTTAAGGAGGATAAAAGGATGGGGCAGGGACAGCTATCCTCCCCCTGTGGGGAGGAGTCTAGTGTGGGGTGGGAGCTGAGGATGGCGTCTTCCTCCTCAAGGGGATCAGGCCTTAGTGCCCTGTCCTGGCACCGCCTGGTCTACCTGCCCCCCAGCCAGCTTTCTTccaaggaggagggaggggagaccATCCCCAGCCATTTCCCGTGGGGTCTCCCTGGCTCCTCGCTTGGGGCGGGGGGGTGCCCTGCACCTGCCCTTCCTGCATGGGGCGGTGGGCCCACACCCACTCTCTGCTTGCAGGTCATCATGCCGGGCTACTGTGTGCAGGGGACCGTGGGCCACAAGATTCTGAGCGGGCAGCGGAAGCTGGAGATGGAGGGGAGGCAGATCGTAAGTCCCTGGCGTGTGGGATGGGGGAGGAGCCCCCCCCAGACTGGTCAGATGCCCTCAGGATGCCGACCAACTCGGGCTCTGGGGTcttggtttcctcctctgtaagatgTGGGCGCTCAGGGACCTCCTCGGAGCCGATCAGGGGGTCTCTCCCCACCACATCTGAAATCCTGGGCGGGGAAGTGACTTGACCTTGGTCATCTTCTGTCATTCACTGTCAAAAGAAGGGGCAGGGTCTAGAGCTCTGGAGCCCGGCCCATCCCCATCCTTCAGAAGGAGGAATGGAAGTTCAGGGGTTatctgtccagggtcacccaggtCCTGAGCCCAAGGCTTTGGTTTGTGCTGGTGAAAAGCTGGTCTTGTGGGAGGGTCAGAGGCCGAGAGCCCGGAGGCCTGGCAGGGCGGCCATGGGGCATCCCTCAGAGGGACGGACAGCCGCCACCTGCAGACCCCAGCGGGGCCCGGGGCACCTCCTGCTCCCCTGGGGGTGGAAGCAGGAGCAGGGCTGGTCCCTCACCAGCCCTCTGTGCAAAGGCACTGGCCCCCATCTGCAGAGGGCTCCCCTCCAGTGCCACACGGAAGGTGCCGTGCCCTGTGCCCATGGCCACATGAGCCTGGGTCCCTTCTGGAGCCCGAGGGGCTGGGCAGAGGCCGGGGCAGCCCTGAGTCCTCACAGAGAGCCTGGCTTGGCCCTTAGCGCTTCTGTGATGGCTGCTTGtaatccccatttcacagatgaggaaactaaggctaaggGGAGGGACTTGCCCAGTGCCACTTAACTGCTAACAGAGTCAGGGTTTGAACCCAGCCGGGTCTTTCTGATGTGTCCGGGGCTCTTACAGCGCGCTGCTTCACTGGAGGGGGGTGGGAGAGGGGGGAATGGCAGCTGGGACTGGTGGCGacttctgtctctctgcctccctctctccctccgtCCGTCCGATCTCCGTGTGTCTCTTCGTCCCCCCCAGCTCGAGGTGAAGATGCAGGTGGAGTACATGTCCTTCAGTGCCCACGCCGACGCCAAGGGCATCATGCAGCTGGTCCGCCAGGCGGAGCCGGACAACGTGCTGCTCGTCCACGGGGAAGCCAAGAAGATGGAGTTCCTGAAGCAGAAGATTGAGCAGGAATTCCGTGCGTGGCCAGGCCTGGGGGCGGGGGAGTCCCTGGGGAGCACTCCTCAGCCTGGGGGCAGAGGGATGGTGCCGGCCCAGCCTGGCAGGAGGtgcctggggtggggggggggtcaGAGACTCTGGGCTCTACAGTGGTTTCTAGTCAGTTTGGCTATTGACGTGCCCCCCTTGGCCTTGGGAGGGGGGCGTCGGCCCCGGGGGCCTGAGGAGCGGGTGCCGGGCAGAGCTCGGAGCAGCGTGGGCCAGGGGAGGCCGGGGGAGGCCGGGGAA from Sminthopsis crassicaudata isolate SCR6 chromosome 3, ASM4859323v1, whole genome shotgun sequence includes these protein-coding regions:
- the INTS11 gene encoding integrator complex subunit 11 isoform X1; the encoded protein is MPEIKVTPLGAGQDVGRSCILVSIAGKNVMLDCGMHMGYNDDRRFPDFSYITQNGRLTDFLDCVIISHFHLDHCGALPYFSEMVGYDGPIYMTHPTKAICPILLEDYRKITVDKKGETNFFTSQMIKDCMKKVVAVHLHQTVQVDDELEIKAYYAGHVLGAAMFQIKVGSESAVYTGDYNMTPDRHLGAAWIDKCRPNLLITESTYATTIRDSKRCRERDFLKKVHETVERGGKVLIPVFALGRAQELCILLETFWERMNLKAPIYFSTGLTEKANHYYKLFITWTNQKIRKTFVQRNMFEFKHIKAFDRAFADNPGPMVVFATPGMLHAGQSLQIFRKWAGNEKNMVIMPGYCVQGTVGHKILSGQRKLEMEGRQILEVKMQVEYMSFSAHADAKGIMQLVRQAEPDNVLLVHGEAKKMEFLKQKIEQEFHVNCYMPANGETVTLLTHPNIPVGISLGLLKREMALGLLPDAKRPKLMHGTLIMKDNNFRLVSSEQALKELGLAEHQLRFTCRVHIHDTRKEQETVLRVYSHLKNVLKAHSVQHLPDGSVMVESILIQATAHSEDPGTKVLLVSWTYQDEELGSYLTSLLKKGLPQAPS
- the INTS11 gene encoding integrator complex subunit 11 isoform X2, with amino-acid sequence MLDCGMHMGYNDDRRFPDFSYITQNGRLTDFLDCVIISHFHLDHCGALPYFSEMVGYDGPIYMTHPTKAICPILLEDYRKITVDKKGETNFFTSQMIKDCMKKVVAVHLHQTVQVDDELEIKAYYAGHVLGAAMFQIKVGSESAVYTGDYNMTPDRHLGAAWIDKCRPNLLITESTYATTIRDSKRCRERDFLKKVHETVERGGKVLIPVFALGRAQELCILLETFWERMNLKAPIYFSTGLTEKANHYYKLFITWTNQKIRKTFVQRNMFEFKHIKAFDRAFADNPGPMVVFATPGMLHAGQSLQIFRKWAGNEKNMVIMPGYCVQGTVGHKILSGQRKLEMEGRQILEVKMQVEYMSFSAHADAKGIMQLVRQAEPDNVLLVHGEAKKMEFLKQKIEQEFHVNCYMPANGETVTLLTHPNIPVGISLGLLKREMALGLLPDAKRPKLMHGTLIMKDNNFRLVSSEQALKELGLAEHQLRFTCRVHIHDTRKEQETVLRVYSHLKNVLKAHSVQHLPDGSVMVESILIQATAHSEDPGTKVLLVSWTYQDEELGSYLTSLLKKGLPQAPS